A single window of Halotalea alkalilenta DNA harbors:
- a CDS encoding ABC transporter ATP-binding protein: protein MSQTPLLLARGVEKRYGDVPVLERLDFQVDAGEFVTLVGASGCGKTTLLKMLLGTEQPSRGEFLLEGAPLPDEPGVDRGVVFQRYSVFPHLTALDNMVLAEEFALAPLTARLFGAARRQARERAAANLAEVGLAQAMTRYPYQLSGGMQQRLALAQALTMRPRLLLLDEPFGALDPGIRLEMHALISRLWRERSLTIFMVTHDLREAFTLGTRVWVFDHLRHDPQAPEAFGATITYDLPIAARTKATPDIPPALIKESHA, encoded by the coding sequence ATGAGCCAAACGCCGCTGCTGCTCGCCCGAGGCGTCGAGAAACGCTATGGCGACGTGCCGGTACTGGAACGGCTCGATTTCCAGGTCGATGCCGGTGAGTTCGTCACCCTGGTCGGCGCCTCCGGCTGCGGCAAGACCACCCTGCTCAAGATGCTGCTGGGCACCGAACAGCCGAGCCGCGGCGAGTTCCTGCTCGAAGGCGCGCCGCTGCCCGACGAGCCGGGAGTCGATCGCGGCGTGGTGTTCCAGCGCTACTCGGTGTTTCCCCATCTCACCGCGCTGGACAATATGGTACTCGCCGAGGAGTTCGCCCTCGCCCCGCTCACCGCCCGCCTGTTCGGCGCCGCTCGCCGCCAGGCCCGCGAGCGGGCCGCGGCGAACCTGGCCGAGGTCGGCCTGGCCCAGGCAATGACACGCTATCCGTATCAGCTTTCGGGCGGCATGCAGCAGCGCCTGGCGCTGGCCCAGGCGCTGACCATGCGCCCGCGCCTGCTGCTGCTCGACGAACCCTTCGGCGCCCTCGATCCGGGCATTCGCCTGGAGATGCACGCGCTGATCAGCCGGCTCTGGCGCGAGCGTTCGTTGACCATCTTCATGGTCACTCATGATCTGCGAGAAGCCTTCACCCTCGGCACCCGCGTGTGGGTGTTCGATCACCTCAGGCACGACCCCCAGGCGCCCGAAGCCTTCGGTGCGACGATCACCTACGACCTGCCGATCGCCGCCAGGACGAAGGCGACACCGGATATCCCGCCCGCTCTGATCAAGGAGAGCCATGCATGA
- a CDS encoding LysR substrate-binding domain-containing protein, translating into MNSRRLTPSMSLLLAFEAAARHESYTRAAEELKLSQSAVSRHVQALEQLLELKLFRREGRRIALTEVGRVYQRELSEALGQIRNASMRAISHQSGGGFLRLATLPTFGSKWLLPRLHRFYAAHPRILVNIHSRIDAVDFHASDLDAAISVGVDHWPNLVSHRLHTERLTVIASPRLAGARLPLAPSQLNEFLLLNVVSRAEVWGEWFEQHGLDSRSIRPGPSFELTSHLIQAVADGIGIGLVPRILVEDELREGELVSPWPSIVSRRSYYLVYPKRNQSLPSLEAFRTWLEGEIADSHCDRN; encoded by the coding sequence ATGAATTCGCGTAGGCTGACGCCATCGATGTCGCTCCTGCTCGCCTTCGAGGCGGCGGCGCGCCACGAGAGCTACACGCGTGCGGCCGAGGAGCTGAAACTCAGCCAGAGCGCGGTCAGCCGGCACGTACAAGCGCTCGAGCAACTGCTCGAGCTCAAGCTCTTTCGTCGCGAGGGGCGGCGGATCGCGCTGACCGAGGTCGGACGGGTCTACCAGCGCGAGCTGAGCGAGGCGCTGGGCCAGATCCGCAACGCCAGCATGCGTGCGATTTCCCACCAGTCGGGGGGCGGGTTCCTGCGCCTGGCGACGCTGCCCACCTTCGGCTCGAAGTGGCTGCTGCCGCGCCTGCACCGCTTCTACGCCGCTCATCCCCGCATTCTGGTCAATATCCACTCGCGCATCGACGCGGTCGACTTCCATGCCAGCGATCTCGACGCTGCGATCAGCGTGGGGGTCGATCACTGGCCGAACCTGGTCTCGCACCGGCTGCACACCGAGCGCCTGACGGTGATCGCAAGCCCCAGGCTCGCCGGTGCGAGGCTGCCCCTGGCGCCTTCGCAACTCAACGAGTTCCTGCTGCTCAACGTGGTCAGCCGCGCCGAGGTGTGGGGGGAGTGGTTCGAGCAGCACGGCCTGGATTCGCGGTCCATTCGGCCGGGGCCGAGCTTCGAGCTGACCTCCCATCTGATCCAGGCGGTGGCCGACGGCATCGGTATCGGGCTGGTGCCGCGCATCCTGGTCGAGGACGAGCTGCGCGAGGGCGAACTCGTCTCTCCCTGGCCATCGATCGTCAGCCGACGCAGCTACTACCTGGTCTATCCGAAGCGCAACCAGTCCCTTCCCTCCCTCGAAGCCTTCCGCACATGGCTCGAGGGAGAGATAGCCGACAGCCACTGCGATCGTAACTGA
- a CDS encoding ABC transporter permease produces MKRLVNLKPRPATRWLLGALPFALLSLLYLGLSSQRLADNPSDRLLPSPTTMAESFLRLASEPSARTGARLLWSDTFASLERLFAGVAISAVLALMIGLACGALPLVRAKLSPLVTVVSLIPPMAILPILFIAFGTDELAKVALIVIGVTPFLIRDLQGHALRVPAEQWVKAQTLGASSWQLILRLLLPQLMPRLISSVRLALGSAWLFLIAAEAIAAQEGLGYRIFLVRRYLAMDVILPYVAWITLLAFIIDQTLAWISRRGFPWFHAEEKDA; encoded by the coding sequence ATGAAGCGACTGGTCAACCTCAAGCCACGGCCAGCGACCCGCTGGCTGCTCGGCGCCTTGCCCTTCGCGCTGCTCAGCCTGCTCTATCTCGGGCTCTCCTCCCAGCGACTGGCCGACAATCCCAGCGACCGGCTGCTGCCGAGCCCAACGACGATGGCCGAGAGCTTCCTGCGCCTGGCCAGCGAGCCGAGCGCACGCACTGGGGCGCGCCTGCTGTGGAGCGATACCTTTGCAAGCCTCGAGCGGCTGTTCGCGGGGGTCGCGATCAGCGCAGTACTCGCGCTGATGATCGGACTGGCATGCGGTGCGCTGCCACTGGTGCGGGCCAAGCTTTCGCCGCTGGTCACGGTGGTCTCGCTGATCCCACCGATGGCGATCCTGCCGATCCTGTTCATCGCCTTCGGTACCGACGAGCTGGCCAAGGTCGCGCTGATCGTGATCGGGGTGACGCCCTTCCTGATCCGTGACCTGCAGGGCCACGCCCTGCGCGTCCCCGCGGAGCAGTGGGTCAAGGCGCAGACCCTCGGCGCCAGCTCCTGGCAGCTGATCCTGCGCCTGCTGCTACCGCAGCTGATGCCACGGTTGATCTCCTCGGTGCGCCTGGCGCTGGGCAGCGCCTGGCTGTTTCTGATCGCGGCCGAGGCGATCGCCGCCCAGGAGGGGCTCGGCTATCGCATCTTCCTGGTCCGGCGCTACCTGGCGATGGACGTGATCCTGCCCTACGTGGCCTGGATCACCCTGCTCGCCTTCATCATCGACCAGACGCTGGCCTGGATCTCGCGCCGGGGCTTTCCCTGGTTTCACGCCGAGGAGAAGGACGCATGA
- the uca gene encoding urea carboxylase, with protein sequence MLDKPFDKVLITNRGAIVTRIQRTLARLGIESVVVYAEADRDAPYVHSAGAAYSLGEGSATDTYLDIDKLIDIARHSGAQAVHPGYGFLSENAAFIEACEAAGLVFLGPTAEQVRDFGLKHRARLLAERAGVPLVPGSGLLASLDEALAAAERIGYPVMLKSSAGGGGIGMQACFDAAALTQAFERVRQASQRNFGDAALFVEAYIADARHIEVQLFGDGEGRVVTLGERDCSTQRRHQKVIEECPAPNLPAPVRMAMLDASVRLGETVRYRSAGTVEFIYDPRRGHFYFLEVNTRLQVEHGVTEMVWGVDLIEWMLRLGAGALGDLHARAAALAPHGHAIQARLYAEAPHQGFRPSAGLLTEVEWPSAPGLRIDHAIEAGFEVSAQFDPMLAKLIQHADSREQARQCLASALAASRVEGIATNRAWLVALLDDGRFAEARMHTRWLDTFDWAPRAMEVLSPGTLTTVQDFPGRQGYWHVGVPPSGPFDDLSFRLGNRLLDNSADAAGLEITFTGPTLRFHRAAQIVLSGAPIAATLDGAPLPSWQVTEVAPGAILTLGRVERGARAYLLVRGGIDCPRYLGSRATFTLGRFGGHAGRALRSGDLLALCTATPIAARALPEALRPSFDASRVDIAVLYGPHGSPDFFTDADIDTFFAHDWEVHYNSSRTGVRLIGPHPEWARADGGEAGLHPSNIHDNAYAFGSIDFTGDMPVVLGPDGPSLGGFVCPAVVVRAERWKLGQLAAGDRVRFVPISIDTAQALDGAQERLIAQLTPVAMPRLKIERGEPLLREVAAERAGERIVYRRAGDDFVLIEFGAMVLDIALRLRVHAWMEWLHAHPLPGLKEMTPGIRSLQLHFEPRELGIAALLAHLAEAEIALRDVERLEVESRLVHLPLSWDDPACREATDKYQRSVRPDAPWCPSNLEFIRRINGLDDIEAVSETLFSARYLVMGLGDVYLGAPVASPLDPRHRLVTTKYNPARTWTAENSVGIGGAYLCVYGMEGPGGYQLVGRTLQMWNRYRRTAEFDQPWLLRFFDQLQFFEVSAEELERIRRDFPHGRYPLRIERRRFRLSDLRAELESAQPRIDAFRARREAAFQAEMTRWRASGQFSFEDHLPPPGEKAVLASGEHGVESPVAGSLWQLLVAEGEHVEAGQPVALVESMKMEIEIIADRSGQVVRLPLRAGSAVAAGQPLVVIAAD encoded by the coding sequence ATGCTCGACAAGCCGTTCGACAAAGTTCTGATCACCAACCGCGGTGCTATCGTCACCCGCATCCAGCGCACCCTCGCGCGACTCGGCATCGAGTCGGTAGTGGTCTACGCCGAGGCCGACCGCGACGCGCCCTACGTCCACTCGGCCGGCGCCGCCTACTCCCTCGGCGAAGGCAGCGCCACCGATACCTATCTCGACATCGACAAGCTGATCGACATCGCCCGGCACAGCGGCGCCCAGGCGGTTCATCCCGGCTATGGCTTCCTCAGCGAGAACGCCGCCTTCATCGAGGCGTGCGAAGCCGCCGGACTGGTCTTTCTCGGACCAACCGCCGAGCAGGTCCGCGACTTCGGCCTCAAGCACCGGGCCCGGCTGCTCGCCGAACGCGCCGGCGTACCGCTGGTGCCCGGCAGCGGGCTGCTCGCGAGCCTCGACGAGGCACTGGCCGCTGCCGAGCGGATCGGCTATCCGGTGATGCTCAAATCGAGCGCGGGCGGCGGCGGCATCGGCATGCAGGCCTGCTTTGATGCCGCCGCGCTGACCCAGGCATTCGAACGGGTGCGCCAGGCGAGCCAGCGCAACTTCGGCGATGCGGCGCTATTCGTCGAGGCCTACATCGCCGATGCCCGTCACATCGAAGTACAGCTGTTCGGCGATGGCGAAGGCCGGGTAGTAACCCTGGGCGAGCGCGACTGCTCGACCCAGCGGCGCCACCAGAAGGTGATCGAGGAGTGCCCCGCGCCGAATCTGCCCGCGCCAGTGCGCATGGCGATGCTCGACGCCTCGGTGCGGCTCGGCGAAACGGTGCGCTATCGCAGCGCCGGCACGGTGGAGTTCATCTACGACCCGAGGCGCGGGCACTTTTACTTCCTCGAGGTCAACACCCGGCTGCAGGTGGAACACGGGGTGACCGAAATGGTCTGGGGGGTCGACCTGATCGAATGGATGCTGCGTTTAGGCGCGGGCGCGCTGGGCGATCTTCACGCCCGCGCAGCCGCCCTCGCACCACACGGCCATGCGATCCAGGCCCGGCTCTACGCCGAGGCGCCGCACCAGGGGTTTCGCCCCAGCGCGGGGCTGCTCACCGAGGTCGAGTGGCCAAGCGCCCCGGGGCTGCGCATCGATCATGCGATCGAGGCGGGCTTCGAGGTGTCGGCGCAGTTCGACCCGATGCTGGCCAAGCTGATCCAGCATGCCGACAGCCGCGAACAGGCCCGTCAGTGCCTGGCCTCGGCGCTTGCCGCGAGCCGGGTCGAGGGCATTGCCACCAATCGTGCCTGGCTCGTGGCGCTGCTCGACGATGGACGCTTCGCCGAAGCCCGGATGCACACTCGCTGGCTCGATACCTTCGACTGGGCGCCCAGGGCGATGGAGGTGCTCAGCCCCGGCACCCTCACCACGGTGCAGGACTTCCCCGGCCGCCAGGGCTATTGGCACGTAGGGGTGCCGCCGTCGGGGCCGTTCGATGATCTCTCGTTCCGACTCGGCAACCGGCTGCTCGACAATTCCGCCGACGCGGCCGGGCTCGAGATCACCTTCACGGGCCCGACGCTGCGCTTCCACCGCGCCGCCCAGATCGTGCTCAGCGGCGCGCCGATCGCGGCCACCCTCGACGGCGCGCCGCTGCCCTCGTGGCAGGTCACCGAGGTGGCGCCCGGCGCCATCCTCACGCTGGGCAGGGTCGAGCGCGGCGCGCGTGCCTACCTGCTGGTACGCGGCGGCATCGACTGCCCTCGCTATCTCGGCTCGCGTGCCACCTTCACCCTCGGACGCTTCGGCGGCCACGCCGGCCGCGCTCTGCGCAGCGGGGACCTGCTGGCGCTTTGCACCGCGACACCGATCGCCGCGCGCGCGCTCCCCGAGGCGCTACGCCCAAGCTTCGATGCCTCGAGGGTCGATATCGCGGTGCTCTATGGCCCGCACGGATCGCCCGACTTCTTCACCGACGCGGACATCGACACCTTCTTCGCCCACGACTGGGAGGTGCACTACAACTCGAGCCGTACCGGCGTGCGGCTGATCGGCCCCCATCCCGAGTGGGCCCGTGCCGACGGCGGCGAGGCCGGCCTGCATCCATCGAACATCCACGATAACGCCTACGCTTTCGGCAGCATCGACTTCACCGGCGACATGCCGGTGGTACTCGGCCCCGACGGGCCCTCGCTCGGCGGCTTCGTCTGCCCCGCGGTGGTGGTGCGCGCCGAGCGCTGGAAGCTCGGCCAGCTCGCCGCCGGCGATCGAGTGCGCTTCGTTCCAATCAGTATCGATACCGCCCAGGCGCTGGATGGAGCCCAGGAGCGGCTCATCGCCCAGCTGACACCGGTGGCGATGCCGAGGCTCAAGATCGAGCGCGGTGAGCCGCTGCTGCGCGAAGTCGCCGCAGAACGCGCAGGCGAGCGGATCGTCTATCGCCGCGCCGGCGACGACTTCGTGCTGATCGAATTCGGTGCGATGGTGCTGGACATCGCCCTGCGCCTGCGCGTGCACGCCTGGATGGAGTGGCTGCACGCCCATCCGCTGCCCGGGCTCAAGGAAATGACCCCCGGCATCCGCTCGCTGCAGCTGCATTTCGAGCCCCGCGAGCTTGGCATCGCTGCGCTGCTCGCCCACCTGGCCGAGGCGGAAATCGCGCTGCGCGACGTCGAGCGGCTCGAGGTCGAATCGCGCCTGGTCCATTTGCCGCTTTCCTGGGACGACCCCGCCTGCCGCGAGGCGACCGACAAGTACCAGCGCTCGGTGCGCCCGGACGCCCCCTGGTGCCCGAGCAACCTCGAGTTCATCCGCAGGATCAACGGGCTCGATGATATCGAGGCGGTAAGCGAGACGCTGTTCTCGGCGCGCTACCTGGTGATGGGGCTGGGCGACGTCTACCTCGGCGCCCCGGTCGCGAGCCCCCTCGACCCGCGCCATCGGCTGGTGACCACCAAGTACAACCCGGCACGAACCTGGACGGCGGAGAACTCGGTCGGGATTGGCGGCGCCTATCTTTGCGTCTATGGCATGGAGGGGCCAGGGGGATATCAGCTGGTCGGCCGCACCCTGCAGATGTGGAACCGCTATCGGCGCACCGCGGAATTCGACCAGCCCTGGCTGCTGCGCTTCTTCGACCAGCTCCAGTTCTTCGAAGTGAGCGCCGAGGAGCTCGAACGGATCCGCCGCGACTTCCCCCATGGCCGCTATCCATTGAGGATCGAGCGGCGTCGCTTCCGGCTCAGCGACCTGCGCGCCGAACTCGAATCGGCGCAGCCAAGGATCGATGCTTTTCGCGCGCGACGCGAAGCGGCGTTCCAGGCCGAGATGACCCGCTGGCGGGCCTCGGGGCAGTTCAGCTTCGAGGATCACCTGCCGCCACCGGGCGAAAAGGCCGTTCTTGCCAGCGGTGAACATGGTGTCGAAAGCCCGGTCGCCGGCAGCCTCTGGCAACTGCTGGTCGCCGAGGGCGAGCACGTCGAGGCGGGCCAGCCGGTGGCGCTGGTCGAGTCGATGAAGATGGAAATCGAGATCATCGCCGACCGATCGGGGCAAGTGGTCAGGCTGCCATTGCGAGCCGGCTCGGCCGTGGCGGCCGGCCAGCCGCTGGTGGTGATCGCGGCTGACTGA
- a CDS encoding putative urea ABC transporter substrate-binding protein, producing MPAHLPTQAANRLPPLPLRQRSYLLRLTLFAAAILLLLFSLTPKVHAQSRDHFSVCWSIYAGWMPWGYAELEGIVDSWAQRYGITIDVQQVNDYVESINQYTAGNVDGCAMTNMDALTLPAASGVDSTALVIGDYSDGNDGVVLKGSDRLEDLAGKRINLVQFSVSHYLLARALDSIGMSERDVETVNAADADIAGLFSSAQTQAVVTWNPQLAAISTMPGANLVYSSKDIPGEILDLMVVNTQVLADNPDFGHALVGAWYEVMERIAEDDVQALTSMAEAAGTDLDGYRAQLADTHLYTNPQDALEAFEDPRLLDTMERVARFSFDHGLLGEMAPNAEVVGIETPAGSFGDTANLKLRFDPSYVRAYLEARQ from the coding sequence GCCTCCCCCCTCTCCCTCTACGGCAGCGAAGCTACCTGCTACGCCTGACGCTTTTCGCCGCCGCGATACTGCTGCTGCTGTTCTCGCTCACCCCCAAGGTCCACGCCCAGAGCCGCGATCACTTCAGTGTCTGCTGGTCGATCTATGCGGGCTGGATGCCCTGGGGCTATGCCGAGCTCGAGGGCATCGTCGACAGTTGGGCGCAGCGCTACGGCATCACCATCGACGTGCAGCAGGTCAACGACTACGTCGAGTCGATCAACCAGTACACCGCCGGCAACGTCGACGGCTGCGCCATGACCAACATGGACGCCCTGACCCTGCCCGCCGCCAGCGGTGTCGACTCCACTGCGCTGGTGATCGGCGACTACTCGGACGGCAACGATGGCGTCGTGCTCAAAGGCAGCGACCGGCTCGAAGATCTAGCCGGCAAACGCATCAACCTGGTCCAGTTCAGCGTCTCCCACTACCTGCTCGCCCGCGCCCTGGACAGCATCGGCATGAGCGAGCGCGACGTGGAAACCGTCAATGCCGCCGATGCCGACATCGCCGGCTTGTTCTCCAGCGCGCAGACCCAAGCTGTGGTGACCTGGAACCCGCAGCTGGCAGCGATCAGCACCATGCCCGGTGCCAATCTGGTCTACAGCTCCAAGGATATCCCCGGCGAGATTCTCGACCTGATGGTGGTCAACACCCAGGTCCTGGCCGACAACCCGGATTTCGGCCACGCCCTGGTCGGCGCCTGGTACGAGGTGATGGAGAGGATCGCCGAAGACGATGTCCAGGCGCTGACCTCGATGGCCGAGGCCGCCGGCACCGACCTCGACGGCTATCGCGCCCAGCTGGCCGACACCCACCTCTACACCAATCCGCAGGATGCCTTGGAAGCCTTCGAGGACCCCAGGCTGCTCGACACCATGGAGCGGGTCGCACGCTTCAGTTTCGACCATGGCCTGCTCGGCGAGATGGCCCCGAATGCAGAGGTGGTGGGAATCGAAACCCCCGCCGGCAGCTTCGGCGATACCGCCAACCTCAAGCTTCGCTTCGACCCGAGCTACGTGCGCGCCTACCTGGAAGCGCGCCAGTGA
- a CDS encoding urea amidolyase associated protein UAAP2: MNAPSPAQDTAPMPPLARHLIEAGDHFIGRLQQGQRLRIVDLEGNQAADTLFYNACDVAERYSAVDTVREQGSLYLTTGSVLRSTLNRPMLRIVDDSCGRHDTLGGACSSESNTVRYALDRRHMHSCRDNWMLAIAHHPEYGLTKRDIGHNINFFMNVPVTPEGGLDFAEGISGPGKYVELVSEMDVVVLISNCPQLNNPCSGFDPTPIELLIWRH; this comes from the coding sequence ATGAATGCCCCATCCCCCGCCCAGGACACCGCGCCAATGCCACCGCTGGCGCGCCATCTGATCGAAGCCGGCGACCATTTCATCGGCCGCCTGCAGCAAGGCCAGCGCCTGCGCATCGTCGACCTCGAGGGCAACCAGGCCGCCGACACGCTGTTCTACAACGCCTGCGATGTCGCCGAGCGCTACAGCGCGGTGGACACCGTACGCGAACAGGGTTCGCTCTACCTCACCACCGGCAGCGTACTGCGTTCGACCTTGAACCGCCCGATGCTGCGTATCGTCGACGACAGCTGCGGGCGCCACGATACCCTCGGCGGCGCCTGTTCGAGCGAGAGCAACACGGTGCGCTACGCACTCGATCGCCGGCACATGCACTCCTGTCGCGACAACTGGATGCTGGCGATCGCGCACCACCCCGAGTATGGCCTGACCAAGCGCGACATCGGCCACAACATCAATTTCTTCATGAACGTTCCGGTCACCCCCGAGGGCGGACTCGATTTCGCCGAGGGGATCTCAGGCCCCGGCAAGTACGTCGAGCTGGTCAGCGAGATGGACGTCGTGGTGCTGATCTCCAACTGCCCTCAGCTCAACAACCCCTGCAGCGGCTTCGATCCGACCCCGATAGAACTGCTGATCTGGCGCCACTAG
- a CDS encoding urea amidolyase associated protein UAAP1, with the protein MNLVPDVDYRTRLPGGQHWSLRLRRGASLTLIAEEPGCNVGLLLYSAEQPLERLNLPDTLKCQHTFHLGRGHCLYSDMGRVLASIVEDDCGGHDAVGGNLGPGHFEAKGWRRIRYQQGRNERTQSGHESVLIELAKYGLGLADLSANLNLFSKLAVDEQGRLRYLPDHCAAGDRVTLRFELDVLVMLHTCPHPLDPSPDYPHRGVKIELGTLPPPDRTDVCLSHCAENARGFDNNRLYLLGQ; encoded by the coding sequence ATGAACCTCGTTCCCGACGTCGACTATCGCACCCGGCTGCCCGGCGGGCAGCACTGGTCGTTGCGGCTGCGCCGTGGCGCCAGCCTGACCCTGATCGCCGAAGAGCCCGGCTGCAACGTGGGGCTTTTGCTCTACAGCGCCGAGCAGCCGCTCGAACGCCTCAACCTGCCCGATACGCTCAAGTGCCAGCACACCTTCCACCTCGGGCGCGGCCACTGTCTTTATTCCGACATGGGGCGGGTACTCGCCTCGATCGTCGAGGACGACTGCGGTGGCCACGACGCGGTGGGTGGCAATCTCGGCCCCGGACACTTCGAGGCCAAGGGCTGGCGACGGATTCGCTACCAACAGGGGCGCAACGAGCGCACCCAGAGCGGCCATGAGAGTGTTTTGATCGAGCTGGCCAAGTACGGCCTCGGACTCGCGGACCTCAGCGCCAATCTCAACCTGTTCTCGAAGCTTGCGGTAGATGAGCAAGGCCGGCTGCGCTACCTCCCCGACCACTGCGCGGCCGGGGATCGGGTCACCCTGCGTTTCGAGCTCGACGTACTGGTCATGCTGCACACCTGCCCGCATCCCCTCGACCCCAGCCCTGACTACCCCCACCGCGGCGTGAAGATCGAACTCGGTACGCTGCCGCCGCCGGATCGCACCGACGTCTGCCTGAGTCACTGCGCCGAAAACGCGCGCGGCTTCGACAACAACCGTCTCTATCTACTCGGCCAGTGA